CTTTAGGCCTTTGGTCCTTTGGCCAATTCAGTTCGAGGCGCGCCGCATCACCGCAAGGCCGCGCACCAATTCGACTGCACGCTGCAGTTGGTAGTCGCGTGCAATGTCGCCGAGCTGGATCGCTGGCTGGCCCTCGCTTGGCCGCGGCGGCGGGTTCGAGGACGCCTCGACGAAGCCCGGCGGCAGTGCCGGCGGCGGCACCGGGCTCGGCCGGGCGGCCTGAGCCTGATCGTTGCGCAGCGCCCGGTTCAGATTGGCCTCGCGGTCGCGCGCCTCCGCACGCGCTTCGCCCTCGAACAGCTCGACCAGCACGTCCGGCTCGATGCCCGTCGCCTGGATCGAGCGGCCAGAGGGGGTGTAATAGCGCGCCGTGGTCAGTCGGATCGCGCCGTTGCCGGGCAAAGGCATCACCGTCTGCACGCTGCCCTTGCCGAAGCTGCGCGTGCCGATCACCACCGCCCGGCGGTGATCCTGCAGGGCTCCGGCGACGATCTCCGATGCCGAAGCCGAGCCGCCGTTGATCAGCACCACCAGGGGCAGGCCGGCCGCGATGTCCCCAGGCCGAGCATTGTAGCGCTGGGCATCCTCGGCGCGCCGGGCGCGAGTGGAGACGATCTCTCCCTGCTCCAGGAAGTCGTCGGACACCGCGACTGCCTGGTCGAGCAGCCCGCCCGGATTGTTGCGCAGATCCAACACCAGCCCGCGCAGGCGCGTGCCGGCTTGGGTGCGGAGCTGTTGCACTGCGCGCCGCAGGCCCTGGTCCGTCTGCTCGTTGAAGGACGTGATGCGGATGTAGCCGACGTCGTCGTCGA
The sequence above is drawn from the Dehalococcoidia bacterium genome and encodes:
- a CDS encoding S41 family peptidase, with amino-acid sequence DDDVGYIRITSFNEQTDQGLRRAVQQLRTQAGTRLRGLVLDLRNNPGGLLDQAVAVSDDFLEQGEIVSTRARRAEDAQRYNARPGDIAAGLPLVVLINGGSASASEIVAGALQDHRRAVVIGTRSFGKGSVQTVMPLPGNGAIRLTTARYYTPSGRSIQATGIEPDVLVELFEGEARAEARDREANLNRALRNDQAQAARPSPVPPPALPPGFVEASSNPPPRPSEGQPAIQLGDIARDYQLQRAVELVRGLAVMRRASN